From the genome of Streptococcus oralis:
TCGGTAAGTATGAGATTGACGGGGACAAGGTCTTTCTAGTTGTTCAGGAAAATGTCCTCAATCAAGCTGAAAATGATCAGTTTGAGCACCATAAACACTATGCAGATTTGCATTTACTGGTAGAAGGACATGAATATTCAAGCTACGGTTCACGTATCAAAGACGAGGCAGTAGCATTCGATGAAGCGAGCGACATTGGTTTTGTCCATTGTCATGAACGCTACCCACTCTTGTTGGGTTATCACAATTTTGCGATTTTCTTCCCAGGAGAACCGCATCAGCCAAATGGCTACGCAGGGATGGAAGAGAAGGTTCGTAAATATCTCTTTAAAATTTTGATTGATTAAAAGAATCAGGAGGAGCAAACATGGCACAAAAAGGAGTAAGCCTTATCAAGGCAGCATTTGATA
Proteins encoded in this window:
- a CDS encoding YhcH/YjgK/YiaL family protein translates to MIFDDLKNITFYKGIHPNLDKAIDYLYQHRKASFELGKYEIDGDKVFLVVQENVLNQAENDQFEHHKHYADLHLLVEGHEYSSYGSRIKDEAVAFDEASDIGFVHCHERYPLLLGYHNFAIFFPGEPHQPNGYAGMEEKVRKYLFKILID